From a single Litorilinea aerophila genomic region:
- a CDS encoding FmdB family zinc ribbon protein encodes MEFVKEQVAVPIYEFVCQECGYEFERIQSFSDNSLPRCGQCDSEHVQRRLSPPAIHFKGSGWYITDSKNDNKRADKSTARANGSGTSSENGTGSDKAKQESSAKVTERSDS; translated from the coding sequence ATGGAGTTCGTGAAGGAGCAGGTAGCCGTGCCAATCTACGAATTTGTCTGTCAAGAATGCGGTTACGAATTTGAACGCATCCAGTCCTTCTCCGACAACAGCCTGCCACGCTGTGGCCAGTGCGACAGCGAGCACGTGCAACGGCGGCTGAGTCCGCCCGCCATCCATTTTAAGGGGAGCGGCTGGTACATCACCGACAGCAAGAACGACAATAAGCGGGCAGACAAGTCCACCGCCAGGGCAAACGGTTCGGGTACCTCCAGCGAAAACGGGACAGGCAGCGACAAGGCCAAGCAGGAGAGCAGCGCCAAGGTGACCGAGCGTTCTGATTCCTGA
- a CDS encoding M23 family metallopeptidase, which produces MSSPFPHPQRLVQRWGEAASFYGQYRYNGVPLKGHPGVDFAVAGGLALLAVDDGRVTEISYEAEGLGRYLKLEHRWGESLYALLGEIVVEAGQRVPCGQLLAHAAESESEAHVLFHFAIRIQPYNRFDGWGGFTDPLPFLDPAAVDTLDEEPVVLDVLHPMAVEEPGMRRP; this is translated from the coding sequence TTGAGCTCACCATTTCCCCATCCCCAGCGATTGGTTCAGCGCTGGGGAGAGGCAGCGTCGTTCTACGGCCAATACCGCTACAACGGCGTCCCCCTCAAGGGACACCCGGGCGTCGATTTTGCGGTGGCCGGCGGGCTGGCCCTGCTGGCTGTGGACGATGGGCGGGTGACCGAGATTAGCTACGAAGCGGAGGGGTTGGGGCGGTACCTGAAGCTGGAACACCGGTGGGGAGAATCCCTGTACGCCCTGCTGGGGGAAATCGTGGTTGAAGCCGGCCAGCGAGTCCCGTGTGGGCAGCTCCTGGCCCATGCGGCTGAATCCGAATCGGAGGCCCATGTGCTCTTTCACTTTGCCATTCGGATTCAACCCTACAACCGCTTCGACGGGTGGGGAGGCTTCACCGATCCCCTGCCCTTCCTGGATCCAGCAGCGGTCGACACCCTGGACGAAGAACCGGTTGTGTTGGATGTGCTTCATCCCATGGCCGTAGAGGAACCGGGCATGCGACGTCCTTGA
- a CDS encoding response regulator yields MTETIRVLIADDHTVVRGGLCALLEDVPDIEVVAEAADGVEAVLKVRAMKPDVILMDLMMPRKTGIEAIEEIKRENPQARILVLTSFSDDDKVFSAIKAGALGYLLKETSPDDLVHAIRDVYHGESSLHPAIARKLIRELNRPTTLPPSDEPLTEREAEVLVLVARGLSNQDIADRLVISERTVRTHVSNILSKLHLANRTQAALYALKEGLTTLDDIGS; encoded by the coding sequence GTGACTGAGACTATACGTGTGTTAATCGCCGACGATCATACAGTGGTGCGCGGGGGGCTATGCGCCCTGCTGGAGGACGTGCCGGACATCGAGGTGGTGGCGGAAGCTGCCGATGGTGTGGAGGCCGTGCTGAAGGTGCGCGCCATGAAACCAGATGTTATCCTGATGGATTTAATGATGCCCCGCAAGACGGGCATCGAGGCCATCGAAGAGATCAAACGTGAAAATCCCCAGGCCCGCATCCTCGTCCTGACCAGTTTCTCCGACGACGACAAGGTCTTCTCCGCCATCAAGGCCGGGGCCCTGGGCTACCTGTTGAAGGAAACATCGCCGGACGATCTGGTGCACGCCATCCGGGATGTCTACCATGGGGAATCTTCGCTGCATCCGGCCATTGCCCGCAAGTTGATCCGCGAGCTGAACAGGCCCACCACCTTGCCTCCTTCGGATGAGCCGTTGACGGAACGGGAAGCCGAAGTGCTGGTCCTGGTGGCACGCGGCCTGTCCAACCAGGACATCGCCGACAGGCTGGTGATCAGCGAGCGCACGGTGCGTACCCACGTGAGCAACATCCTCAGTAAGCTTCACCTGGCCAATCGGACCCAGGCAGCCCTCTACGCCCTGAAAGAAGGCTTGACTACCCTGGACGACATTGGCTCATGA
- a CDS encoding response regulator transcription factor encodes MGQKAQGSERDQAPPPVQEDAELPSSSLDTEDVVRVLVVDDEKMVRSLLSISLQRLGYQVVMAANGREALELFEQHDFDLVLLDVIMPDLDGFAVCKQLRKISAVPILMLTALNRPDDIVRGLELGADNYVTKPFTFKEVEARIRAILRRTSNKLDEQAFQVIELGDVRLNSEQRTVSVAGRMISLTRTEFRLLQYLMANANRPVSKQDLLENVWGYESADGINSNLVELAIRRLRKKLEEDPSQPQRLVTVRGVGYKFCVHAPPAPGPLTSGSYQAGSRRRGQELRPTSRASLGDDSRRRPLRLPSPS; translated from the coding sequence ATGGGACAGAAGGCGCAGGGCAGTGAGCGGGATCAGGCCCCGCCCCCAGTGCAGGAGGACGCGGAACTCCCTTCCAGCAGTCTAGATACGGAAGATGTGGTACGGGTTCTGGTCGTCGACGACGAAAAAATGGTACGCAGCCTGCTGAGTATTTCCCTGCAGCGTCTGGGGTACCAGGTAGTGATGGCTGCAAATGGGCGAGAGGCCCTGGAATTGTTCGAACAGCATGACTTTGATCTGGTGCTGCTCGATGTGATCATGCCCGACCTGGATGGCTTTGCCGTTTGCAAGCAGTTGCGCAAGATATCGGCAGTCCCCATCCTGATGCTGACCGCCCTCAACCGCCCCGATGACATCGTGCGGGGGTTGGAGTTGGGGGCCGACAACTATGTGACCAAGCCCTTTACCTTCAAGGAGGTGGAAGCCCGCATCCGGGCCATCCTGCGGCGTACCAGCAACAAGCTGGATGAGCAGGCCTTCCAGGTCATTGAGCTTGGCGATGTGCGTCTCAACAGCGAACAACGCACGGTCTCGGTGGCCGGCCGAATGATTTCGCTGACCCGCACCGAATTTCGGCTTCTCCAGTACCTGATGGCCAACGCCAACCGGCCCGTCAGCAAGCAAGATCTGTTGGAGAACGTCTGGGGATACGAATCCGCCGATGGGATCAACTCCAACCTGGTGGAGCTGGCCATTCGACGCCTGCGGAAGAAATTAGAGGAAGATCCCTCTCAACCCCAGCGGCTGGTCACCGTACGAGGCGTGGGCTATAAGTTCTGCGTCCATGCCCCCCCGGCACCTGGTCCCCTGACATCTGGAAGCTACCAGGCGGGCAGCCGCCGACGGGGACAGGAATTGCGGCCAACGTCCCGGGCCAGCCTGGGCGACGATTCCCGCCGACGCCCGCTGCGGTTGCCGTCGCCCTCGTAA
- a CDS encoding S1C family serine protease: protein MAACQGLPLFPTPTPPPTPTLPPPTPTPLSVASPAGAIPLIDAEGFDIAERRVIDVYARVAPSVVNITTRVLRRGFFFNVIPEEGAGSGFVLDTEGHILTNYHVISGAEHIEVSFGNDAVVSAQVVGVDPRNDIAVLQVDVAPELLVPVELGTSANLKVGQRAIAIGNPFGQFERTLTTGVISALGRTLEGQDGRTISGIIQTDAAINRGNSGGPLLDSSGRVIGINTAIFSPTGTNAGVGFAVPIDTIRRLLPDLLTLGRYRHPWLGIRYAYALTPGLAERLGLPVNQGLLIVQLYPGSPLERAGVRGAQREVILGNQRIYVGGDILVAVAGQPISRLEELEILLEEQFQVGDTVRVELLRDGERLTLDVTLAEEPG from the coding sequence ATGGCCGCCTGTCAGGGCTTGCCCCTGTTCCCCACGCCCACGCCACCCCCCACACCCACCTTGCCACCGCCCACGCCGACCCCCCTTTCCGTGGCCAGCCCGGCAGGCGCAATTCCCCTGATCGACGCCGAAGGCTTTGACATCGCGGAACGCCGGGTCATCGACGTCTACGCCCGGGTGGCCCCGTCGGTGGTGAACATCACCACCCGGGTGCTGCGTCGGGGCTTTTTCTTCAACGTCATCCCCGAGGAAGGGGCGGGCTCCGGCTTTGTCCTGGACACCGAGGGGCACATCCTGACCAACTATCACGTCATCAGCGGCGCGGAACATATCGAGGTCAGCTTTGGCAACGACGCGGTGGTGTCGGCCCAAGTAGTAGGTGTCGATCCCCGCAACGACATCGCCGTGCTCCAGGTGGACGTGGCGCCTGAGCTGCTGGTGCCCGTGGAGCTGGGCACATCGGCCAACCTGAAGGTGGGCCAGCGAGCCATAGCCATCGGCAACCCCTTCGGCCAATTCGAGCGCACGCTAACCACTGGTGTCATCAGCGCGCTGGGGCGCACTCTGGAAGGCCAGGATGGCCGCACCATTTCCGGCATCATCCAGACAGACGCAGCCATCAACCGGGGCAATTCCGGTGGGCCCCTGCTGGACAGCAGCGGGCGGGTCATCGGCATCAACACGGCCATTTTCAGCCCCACCGGTACTAACGCCGGCGTAGGCTTTGCCGTGCCCATTGACACTATACGGCGGCTGCTGCCAGATCTGCTTACCTTGGGGCGCTATCGGCACCCCTGGCTGGGGATCCGCTACGCCTATGCCCTCACCCCAGGGCTGGCCGAGCGGCTGGGCCTTCCCGTCAATCAGGGGCTCCTCATCGTCCAGCTCTACCCGGGATCGCCCCTGGAGCGGGCAGGCGTGCGCGGGGCCCAGCGGGAGGTTATCCTGGGCAACCAGCGGATTTACGTGGGCGGTGACATCCTGGTTGCGGTGGCCGGCCAGCCCATCAGCCGCCTGGAAGAGCTGGAAATCTTGTTGGAAGAGCAGTTTCAGGTGGGCGACACGGTGAGGGTGGAGCTGCTGCGGGACGGGGAGCGGTTGACCCTGGACGTCACCCTGGCGGAGGAACCGGGATAA
- a CDS encoding homoserine dehydrogenase, which produces MHVDLGLIGLGHVGQQVLRILETRGDRLQRRYGVHLRVVCVADSSGVAVNPAGYDPAEVRHWKEAGGQVAGLTGFRPGQRPAQALVEGPCQMVLEATPVNLQDGEPGLGVVRSALAQGIHVVLANKGPLVLAYQELHRLAAAHGAGLAFSATVCGGLPVINTGQRDLIGAEILALRGIFNSTSNFILSEMAAGRAFDEALAEAQRRGIAEADPSLDVEGWDTANKLVILANSVLGIPATLQEISVTGITGITTQDLEQSQRRDRTIKLVAQAIREETGYRLSVMPMELDQDEFLAQCQSWEMGIEIQTDLYGTLYQKIWEQDPLPTAAAMIRDAVHLSQQFISRA; this is translated from the coding sequence ATGCACGTGGATTTGGGCCTGATTGGCCTGGGCCATGTGGGCCAACAGGTGTTGCGCATCCTGGAGACGCGGGGAGATCGCCTGCAGCGCCGCTACGGGGTGCACTTGCGGGTGGTCTGTGTGGCCGACAGCAGCGGGGTGGCGGTTAACCCGGCCGGCTACGACCCGGCCGAAGTACGGCATTGGAAAGAAGCTGGCGGCCAGGTGGCCGGGCTGACCGGGTTCCGACCCGGTCAGCGCCCGGCCCAGGCGCTGGTCGAAGGTCCATGCCAGATGGTGCTGGAAGCCACGCCGGTCAACTTGCAGGACGGCGAACCAGGCCTGGGCGTGGTCCGGAGTGCCCTGGCCCAGGGCATCCATGTGGTGCTGGCCAACAAGGGGCCGCTGGTCCTGGCCTACCAGGAATTGCACCGGCTGGCCGCGGCCCACGGCGCCGGCCTGGCCTTCAGCGCCACGGTGTGTGGCGGCCTGCCGGTCATCAACACCGGCCAGCGGGACCTGATCGGGGCCGAGATTCTCGCCCTGCGGGGCATCTTCAACAGCACCAGCAACTTCATCTTGAGCGAGATGGCCGCCGGGCGAGCCTTCGACGAAGCCCTGGCAGAGGCACAACGCCGTGGCATCGCCGAGGCGGATCCGTCCCTGGATGTGGAGGGCTGGGACACGGCCAACAAGCTGGTCATCCTCGCCAACAGCGTCTTGGGGATTCCGGCCACCCTCCAGGAAATCTCGGTCACGGGGATCACCGGCATCACCACTCAGGACCTGGAGCAAAGCCAACGTCGGGATCGAACCATCAAACTGGTGGCCCAGGCAATTCGGGAAGAAACTGGATACCGCCTGTCGGTGATGCCCATGGAGCTGGACCAGGATGAGTTCCTGGCCCAGTGCCAAAGCTGGGAGATGGGCATTGAGATCCAGACTGATCTGTACGGCACCCTCTACCAGAAGATCTGGGAGCAAGATCCCCTGCCCACGGCGGCTGCCATGATCCGGGACGCGGTTCACCTGAGCCAGCAATTCATTTCCAGGGCGTAA
- the carA gene encoding glutamine-hydrolyzing carbamoyl-phosphate synthase small subunit has translation MNALLVLEDGTIFQGQGFGAATTVVGEVVFNTSLTGYQEVITDPSYRGQMVCMTVSHVGNTGINPEDVESDRPQITAFIVREVSPVVSNWRANETLPDYLARHGIPGISQVDTRALTRRIREKGVLHAALSTDGQHSAEELLAMARSWEGLDGRDLVQEVTCQEPYNWVDGTRSEWTPVPAGKEIADPRHGQASSDAPLVVAYDFGIKHNILRRLTSHGLRVTVVPAHTPASTVLAMKPDGIFLSNGPGDPAAVTYAAQAVKELLESNLPTFGICLGHQIIGLALGGQTYKLKFGHHGSNQPVSDVDSTNVQITAQNHNYALQEEGLPENVEITHRNLNDQTVEGLRLKDKPVFCVQYHPEASPGPHDADLLFARFARLVKEHAGKA, from the coding sequence GTGAATGCACTGCTTGTCCTGGAAGATGGCACCATTTTTCAAGGGCAGGGTTTTGGCGCCGCGACCACAGTTGTGGGCGAGGTCGTCTTCAATACCAGCCTCACCGGCTATCAGGAGGTGATCACCGATCCCTCCTACCGGGGGCAGATGGTCTGTATGACCGTCTCCCACGTGGGCAATACCGGGATCAACCCGGAAGATGTGGAAAGCGACCGCCCTCAGATCACGGCCTTCATCGTGCGGGAGGTGAGCCCCGTAGTCTCCAACTGGCGAGCCAATGAGACTCTGCCAGATTACCTGGCCCGCCACGGGATCCCGGGGATCAGCCAGGTGGACACCCGGGCCCTCACCCGCCGCATCCGAGAAAAAGGTGTGCTCCACGCCGCCCTCAGCACCGACGGCCAGCATTCGGCGGAAGAGTTGCTGGCCATGGCCCGAAGCTGGGAAGGGCTGGACGGCCGGGATCTGGTGCAGGAGGTCACCTGCCAGGAGCCGTACAACTGGGTGGATGGCACCCGCTCCGAGTGGACACCGGTGCCCGCCGGCAAGGAGATCGCGGATCCCCGCCACGGCCAGGCCAGCAGCGATGCGCCCCTGGTGGTGGCCTACGATTTCGGCATCAAGCACAACATTCTGCGCCGCCTGACCAGCCACGGCCTGCGGGTCACGGTGGTACCGGCCCACACACCAGCCAGTACGGTCCTGGCCATGAAGCCCGACGGCATCTTCCTGAGCAATGGGCCCGGCGATCCGGCGGCTGTGACCTACGCGGCCCAGGCGGTGAAGGAGCTGCTGGAGAGCAACCTGCCCACCTTCGGCATCTGCCTGGGACACCAGATCATCGGCCTGGCCCTGGGAGGCCAGACCTACAAGCTCAAGTTTGGCCACCACGGAAGCAACCAACCCGTGAGTGACGTGGATTCCACCAACGTCCAAATCACGGCCCAGAACCACAACTACGCCCTGCAGGAGGAAGGTCTGCCGGAGAACGTGGAGATCACCCACCGCAATCTGAACGATCAGACGGTGGAAGGGTTGCGGCTGAAAGACAAACCCGTCTTCTGCGTCCAGTACCATCCCGAGGCAAGCCCCGGACCCCATGATGCGGACCTGCTCTTTGCTCGCTTTGCCCGGCTGGTGAAAGAACACGCCGGCAAGGCGTAA
- a CDS encoding GNAT family N-acetyltransferase encodes MPITVRPAQEHEVEAIAALVNHFAARNLMLPRSEAAIRHTLADWLVAVDEAQRDRVVGCGSLVPLTETLVEIRSLAIHEEYQGQGIGAQLVNRLIALAREREYEQICALTLQEKFFLRLGFQLVDRWSISPKVWQACIYCPKFHRCDEVAVLMDLVQPRAPAKEPPQRLPAWNNLLKWGEWQPLRLAYQQKSGESREQEQEVRRG; translated from the coding sequence ATGCCCATCACTGTGCGCCCTGCACAAGAACATGAAGTGGAAGCCATTGCCGCGCTGGTCAATCACTTTGCCGCGCGCAATCTGATGTTGCCCCGGAGCGAAGCCGCCATCCGCCATACTCTGGCAGACTGGCTGGTGGCCGTGGATGAAGCGCAGAGGGACCGGGTGGTGGGCTGCGGCTCCCTGGTCCCCCTCACCGAAACATTGGTGGAGATCCGCTCCCTGGCCATCCATGAGGAGTACCAGGGGCAGGGCATCGGCGCACAGTTGGTCAACCGGCTCATCGCCCTGGCCCGGGAGCGGGAATACGAACAGATCTGTGCATTGACCTTGCAGGAGAAATTTTTCCTGCGGCTGGGCTTTCAACTGGTGGACCGCTGGAGCATCAGTCCGAAAGTGTGGCAGGCCTGTATCTACTGCCCCAAATTCCACCGCTGCGACGAGGTCGCCGTCTTAATGGACCTGGTCCAGCCCCGTGCGCCGGCTAAAGAGCCGCCCCAACGATTGCCGGCCTGGAACAACCTGCTTAAGTGGGGGGAGTGGCAGCCCCTGCGGCTGGCATATCAGCAAAAGTCAGGGGAGAGCCGGGAACAGGAGCAGGAAGTGCGCAGAGGCTAA
- a CDS encoding aspartate aminotransferase family protein codes for MDKQEIIEMEQSYVLGVYSRPPFVLERGEGCTLYDTDGKAYLDCVSGIAVNALGYGDAGINQAIAEAAATGILHVSNLYHTAPHARLAKLLCETSFADKVHFSLSGADANEGAFKFARRYAREKGHQDKYHILAFSNAFHGRLFGSLAATPRPKYQEPFEPLMPGVRFAEFNNLESARAQMDEQVCAIIVEPIQGEGGIHPATPEFLRGLRALADEYDALLIYDEVQCGVGRTGTLWAYQGYADGDEAAVAPDILTAAKPLAGGLPIGAILMRQKVADAMHKGDHASTFAGNPFTTHVAHHVVSRIADPQFLAGVQRKGKLFVDLLEELNSPHIQEIRGKGLLIGVEMDMDVTPLISQAYEEGLILVNAGPTVLRFIPPLIISEAEIQRAVETVGKLLQRL; via the coding sequence ATGGATAAGCAAGAAATCATCGAGATGGAACAATCCTACGTCCTCGGCGTCTACAGCCGGCCCCCTTTTGTGCTGGAACGGGGGGAGGGCTGCACCCTGTACGACACCGACGGCAAGGCCTACCTGGATTGCGTCTCCGGGATCGCGGTGAACGCCCTGGGCTACGGGGATGCCGGGATCAACCAGGCCATCGCCGAGGCCGCGGCCACGGGCATCCTGCACGTGAGTAACCTCTACCACACGGCACCCCACGCCCGGCTGGCCAAGCTCCTCTGCGAGACCAGCTTTGCGGATAAGGTGCACTTCAGCCTGAGCGGGGCTGATGCCAACGAAGGAGCCTTCAAGTTTGCCCGCCGCTACGCCCGGGAGAAGGGGCACCAGGACAAGTATCACATCCTGGCCTTCAGCAACGCCTTCCATGGCCGACTGTTCGGCAGCCTGGCGGCGACCCCTCGTCCCAAATACCAGGAGCCCTTCGAGCCCCTGATGCCAGGCGTCCGCTTTGCCGAATTCAACAACCTGGAGAGCGCCCGAGCCCAGATGGACGAACAGGTCTGCGCTATCATCGTGGAGCCCATCCAGGGCGAGGGGGGCATCCACCCGGCCACGCCGGAATTTCTGCGGGGATTGCGGGCCCTGGCGGATGAGTACGACGCACTGCTCATCTACGACGAGGTCCAGTGCGGCGTGGGGCGCACCGGCACCCTCTGGGCCTACCAGGGCTACGCCGACGGCGACGAGGCGGCCGTGGCGCCGGACATCCTGACGGCGGCCAAGCCCCTGGCTGGCGGCCTGCCCATTGGCGCCATCCTCATGCGCCAAAAGGTGGCCGATGCCATGCACAAGGGGGACCACGCCAGCACCTTTGCCGGCAACCCCTTCACCACCCACGTGGCCCACCACGTGGTCAGCCGCATCGCCGATCCCCAATTCCTGGCTGGGGTGCAGCGCAAGGGGAAACTGTTCGTGGACCTGCTGGAAGAGCTGAACAGCCCCCACATCCAGGAGATCCGGGGCAAAGGGCTCCTCATCGGCGTGGAGATGGACATGGATGTGACGCCCCTCATCAGTCAGGCCTATGAAGAAGGGTTGATCCTGGTCAACGCCGGCCCCACCGTCCTCCGCTTCATCCCGCCCCTGATCATCAGCGAAGCCGAGATCCAGCGGGCAGTGGAGACAGTGGGCAAGCTGTTACAGCGCCTGTAG
- the argB gene encoding acetylglutamate kinase, whose product MKPLVHNSNANPEDVDEKYIVVVKVGGNELDDDAFLEGLVLAVRRILEAGHFPVIVHGGGKTIAQYQQRLGLEPRFLEGLRITDEASMDVAEMVLSGLMNKRVVRALVNAGIRAAGISGVDDGTIYVEKMWHPLGDLGRVGDIQDVDPYLLRSLIAANIVPVVSPISFGALDGLSYNVNADHAATAIAAKLGAIKLIFVSNVPGVLVAGRVVRAITADQAEQWIAEGIITGGMIPKVRSAIGAVHGGVAQAVITNLAGIQEDGGTGIIGAQ is encoded by the coding sequence ATGAAACCCTTGGTGCACAACAGCAACGCAAACCCAGAGGATGTGGACGAGAAGTACATCGTCGTGGTCAAGGTGGGGGGCAACGAACTGGACGACGACGCCTTCCTGGAGGGGCTGGTCCTGGCCGTGCGCCGCATCCTGGAGGCCGGCCATTTCCCGGTGATCGTCCACGGCGGCGGCAAGACCATTGCCCAGTACCAGCAGCGCCTGGGGCTGGAACCCCGCTTCCTGGAAGGCCTGCGGATCACCGACGAAGCCAGCATGGACGTGGCTGAAATGGTGCTCAGCGGACTCATGAACAAGCGGGTGGTCCGGGCTCTGGTGAACGCAGGCATCCGCGCGGCGGGCATCAGCGGCGTGGACGATGGCACCATCTACGTGGAAAAGATGTGGCACCCCCTGGGCGATTTGGGTCGGGTGGGCGACATTCAGGACGTGGATCCCTACCTGCTCCGCAGCCTGATCGCGGCCAACATCGTCCCGGTGGTGAGCCCCATCAGCTTTGGTGCGCTGGACGGCCTGAGCTACAACGTCAACGCGGATCACGCGGCCACGGCCATTGCCGCCAAACTGGGCGCCATCAAGCTGATCTTCGTGAGCAACGTGCCCGGCGTTCTGGTGGCGGGCCGGGTGGTCCGGGCCATCACCGCGGATCAGGCCGAGCAGTGGATCGCGGAGGGCATCATCACAGGCGGCATGATCCCCAAAGTGCGCAGCGCCATCGGCGCGGTCCACGGCGGAGTGGCCCAGGCGGTCATCACCAACCTGGCCGGCATCCAGGAGGACGGCGGCACAGGCATCATCGGGGCCCAGTAG
- the argC gene encoding N-acetyl-gamma-glutamyl-phosphate reductase has protein sequence MYRAGIAGATGYTGIELVQLIHRHPQMEVGWITSQSSPGKRLSDVHAVPWDYPLITLEEALERADEVDVVFLCLPHAASIEPVRAVKATGVRVIDLSADFRLKDARAYERWYGVPHTAPDLLTEFVYGLCEINRAQIRNAQLIANPGCYPTSVNLALYPLAKAGWLSPLVIVDSKSGVSGAGRQTKLLYSFTEANENMTPYNIGHRHRHIAEMELILNGARANGQPYRFLFSPHLLPVNRGILSTIYVTVPEGVTEADIRQLYHETYAGEPFIHLLPPGQIATLRHTVHSNRCAISITPADPDRPDGTEYIIVATLDNLVKGASGQAIQNFNIAVGLDETLGLL, from the coding sequence ATGTACAGAGCAGGAATCGCCGGTGCCACCGGGTACACCGGCATCGAACTGGTTCAACTGATCCACCGCCATCCCCAGATGGAAGTGGGCTGGATCACCAGCCAGAGCAGCCCCGGCAAGCGCCTTTCCGACGTCCATGCCGTCCCCTGGGATTACCCCCTGATCACCCTGGAGGAAGCGCTGGAGCGGGCCGACGAGGTGGATGTGGTCTTCCTGTGTCTGCCCCACGCCGCCTCCATTGAGCCGGTACGCGCGGTCAAGGCCACTGGGGTGCGGGTGATCGATCTGAGCGCCGACTTCCGCCTGAAAGATGCCCGGGCCTATGAACGCTGGTATGGCGTCCCCCACACCGCGCCGGACCTGCTGACGGAGTTCGTCTACGGCCTGTGCGAGATCAACCGCGCCCAGATCCGGAACGCCCAGCTCATCGCCAACCCCGGCTGCTACCCCACCAGCGTCAACCTGGCCCTCTATCCCCTGGCCAAGGCTGGCTGGCTGAGCCCCCTGGTCATTGTGGACAGCAAGAGCGGCGTCAGCGGCGCAGGGCGGCAGACCAAGCTTCTGTACAGCTTCACAGAAGCCAACGAGAACATGACACCCTACAACATCGGCCATCGCCACCGTCACATCGCCGAAATGGAGCTGATCCTGAACGGCGCTCGCGCCAATGGCCAGCCCTATCGCTTCCTCTTCTCGCCCCACCTGTTGCCCGTAAATCGAGGCATCCTCAGCACCATCTACGTAACGGTGCCAGAAGGGGTGACCGAGGCAGATATCCGCCAGCTCTACCACGAGACCTACGCCGGCGAACCGTTCATCCACCTGCTGCCGCCCGGCCAGATTGCCACCCTGCGCCATACGGTCCACAGCAACCGCTGCGCCATCAGCATTACGCCGGCCGACCCAGACCGACCCGATGGTACAGAATACATCATCGTGGCCACTCTGGACAACCTGGTGAAGGGGGCGAGCGGACAGGCCATCCAGAATTTCAACATCGCCGTGGGCCTGGACGAGACGTTGGGGTTGCTCTGA
- a CDS encoding histidine phosphatase family protein has product MADQQVAQGPGAHRRRTIVFLVRHGETEGNVQRVWHGSMDAPLTPRGEMQVAATARRVVELARRYPIQAFYVSPLPRAQSTAAAIARALGQDPEVEADLREFDLGAWEGRSFQELREVEDLWGRWAQDPDFAPPQGESPRSFNRRATAVVERLAKRHPGQVILVVTHGGIICNALANWIGDGPEDWRRWDPHNCAITMLVREGDIWKAVFVNDIGHLPPEAIDDEFTINGDEFR; this is encoded by the coding sequence ATGGCAGATCAACAGGTAGCCCAGGGCCCAGGGGCCCATCGGCGCCGAACCATCGTCTTTCTGGTTCGGCATGGGGAGACGGAAGGGAATGTGCAGCGGGTGTGGCACGGCTCCATGGACGCGCCGTTGACCCCGCGGGGCGAGATGCAGGTGGCTGCCACGGCCCGGCGCGTGGTGGAGTTGGCCCGCCGCTATCCCATCCAGGCTTTTTATGTGTCTCCCCTGCCCCGGGCCCAGAGCACCGCGGCCGCCATTGCCCGGGCGTTAGGGCAGGATCCGGAGGTGGAGGCGGATTTACGGGAGTTTGATCTGGGGGCGTGGGAAGGACGCAGCTTCCAGGAGTTACGGGAGGTTGAGGATCTCTGGGGGCGGTGGGCGCAGGATCCAGACTTTGCTCCGCCCCAAGGGGAATCCCCCCGTTCCTTCAACCGACGGGCCACAGCCGTGGTGGAGCGCCTGGCTAAGCGTCATCCAGGCCAGGTGATCCTGGTGGTGACCCATGGCGGCATCATCTGCAACGCCCTGGCCAACTGGATCGGGGATGGTCCTGAGGATTGGCGGCGCTGGGATCCCCACAACTGCGCCATCACCATGTTGGTGCGGGAGGGAGACATCTGGAAGGCTGTCTTTGTCAACGACATTGGGCATCTCCCGCCGGAAGCCATCGACGATGAGTTTACCATCAACGGCGATGAATTCCGCTGA